A window of the Cannabis sativa cultivar Pink pepper isolate KNU-18-1 chromosome X, ASM2916894v1, whole genome shotgun sequence genome harbors these coding sequences:
- the LOC115720401 gene encoding uncharacterized protein LOC115720401 — MPRPGPRPYECVRRAWHSDRHQPIRGSLIKEIFRVANEIHNSSTKQNKEWQEKLPIVVLRAEEIMYSKANSEAEYMDLKTLWDRTNDAISTIIRLDESTETGEFIQPCIEAALNLGCIPRRASRSQRNCHPRCYLTPNTSEVPSVSPSLLENAATGSNLLRSSNHLSSHFRNNFSVNNISTAMFSPPPSGNNITPSNSYDQLLALSNYKPSNSFSAYPLYYGGNAPQFEQLWQDVALLPKLTSDALKDSKLGVVKDLSCHEDASLKNTEPNMIIDTDDRQCNIGCDLSLRLGPMSVENKQPQAIADVNPREGGKFCDQLPLLDKGCSMFPPRGNACQALSSYKGVEAAVRKRKPSFDNGIDDQQFCNLKPSPPFLHLNGKMRNAGS, encoded by the exons atGCCTAGACCAGGTCCAAGACCGTATGAGTGTGTTAGAAGAGCTTGGCATAGTGATAGACACCAGCCCATCAGGGGTTCTCTTATTAAAGAGATTTTCAG GGTTGCGAATGAGATTCATAATTCTTCTACTAAACAGAACAAAGAATGGCAAGAGAAGCTCCCAATTGTTGTGCTCAGAGCTGAAGAAATTATGTACTCTAAAGCCAACTCTGAG GCTGAATATATGGACCTAAAGACACTCTGGGATCGAACAAATGATGCCATCAGTACGATCATTCGACTCGATGAAAGTACTGAAACCGGCGAGTTTATTCAGCCTTGTATTGAAG CTGCTCTCAACTTGGGGTGTATACCAAGAAGAGCCTCAAGAAGCCAACGAAATTGTCACCCAAGATGTTACCTGACTCCCAACACTTCAGAGGTTCCATCTGTATCTCCAAGCTTGTTGGAAAATGCTGCTACTGGTTCGAATCTTTTGAGATCTTCTAACCATCTCAGCTCTCACTTTAGAAACAATTTTTCTGTAAACAACATTTCTACTGCTATGTTTTCACCGCCTCCATCCGGAAACAACATCACCCCATCTAACAGCTATGACCAACTCCTAGCCCTTAGTAATTATAAACCATCTAACTCATTTTCAGCTTACCCTCTTTATTATGGGGGAAATGCCCCCCAGTTTGAACAACTTTGGCAAGATGTCGCCCTCCTTCCTAAACTTACCAGTGATGCTTTAAAAGACTCTAAACTCGGTGTGGTCAAGGATCTTTCCTGTCATGAAGATGCCTCTTTGAAGAACACAGAACCAAATATGATCATAGATACAGATGATAGACAATGCAATATTGGGTGTGATCTATCTTTGCGATTGGGTCCTATGAGTGTTGAGAACAAGCAACCCCAGGCTATTGCAGACGTTAATCCCCGAGAGGGAGGCAAGTTTTGTGACCAATTACCATTATTGGATAAAGGGTGCTCCATGTTTCCTCCTAGAGGCAATGCTTGCCAGGCATTAAGTTCATACAAAGGTGTAGAAGCAGCCGTGCGAAAACGAAAGCCATCTTTTGATAATGGAATCGACGATCAGCAGTTTTGTAATTTGAAGCCAAGTCCTCCTTTTCTCCACTTAAATGGAAAAATGAGAAATGCTGGATCATAA